acgcaaatgttgaccatgactgtgcctcaaatggtccattcgcttactccaattttggcatactctttcaaacatttcggccggtatctcacgaataaatggctgatcttcactccaaaattgacaattctgcttatttacgcacccattgagccaaaaaaaaatccaactgaccataaaatggaagaaacgcGCGTTGAACTTTCTAAACttcttgataataaaattcattaattttgataataaaattcattaaTGAGCGTTGTtcttttgtaagacgattcatatttaaattataacaaaactgaagatgattgacagtaaaacaaaacacgaaacgtgcgcgagctgttttaaccagtgctgccaaaaagataatagctaaaaaatcaccctttacatgaaAGTAAATCGGCCAATGATTTTATGTTTTAAGGGTTGGAGAAGTGAAATCGCGAGTTtgatacataaaatttcagattTATTACGATCGAGTTTCGCATTTTTTTTGATTATGGCGTCCGTTATCGATAAATTCTATTCGAAACTTCGAATAGAAATGTGCAAGTTTTTGTCCGCAGCAATTTACCTATCGCAAATAACAAATTATCGTCTATTTTCAAGAAACTAGGCTAAAAGTAGGACATCGAAGTATTTATTTCATaatataaaacaataaattcACATTAACTTTGTGGTTAAGCCAAATTCGGCAAAGCAAATTATCTACAAACATGACCAAACCAACAGTTGATTTATTCTCCTTGAACCTGCCCgaaaaaacaaacatcaaaCAAGCACCGTTGGCCGTGCTAGAAGCGACGTAgttcacaaattttttgatctctttcacataaaacaacaatttataGTATAAAagcagtaggttaggttaggttgaaaagaaggtggagatattaattcgccccatgccactatggacatacatctaagcctgTAATCTCTTGTTGTGcgatctaaaaactataaagtaacctctaaaaagaaaattttaagttaggaatttcgtgctacttacaaaatccttaattgttatcaataccactcccctaagttggttcatgtctggtattgtgtctccacctaagtgccggtatctgtgagacgcgaaagccgggaaatgctccaacatctcatcatcttccccacatgccctacacatgccgcaccgattttacataagtgagctcgtagtcctatgcgtcccgttatgataccaatagctatccttccttccttcttgcttcctttcagtaataacctcgtcttctcacgtcctggaccctccataggattttcgccgtcctaccgaccgtttcgcagttccacaattttgcatgcgcattcgtcgcccactcccttaactcggactacgtcgacccgaaagttaAAAACAAGATTTTTTCCGAACAAGTATTACCCTTCAAATCCAAATAAGCTCCGTTTTTCCTCCTTTGCAAAATGTAATTCATGCGTATAATTAAAACTATGGTCTAGCTGCTCGAGAAGTAAAAcacataatttttaatatttttttttttattttacataatttCTAAGTTATTGTTTTTTCTTGTATTGTTTGTATATATGTGTATTGAATGATGTTTGTATATGTATAATTATAAAGAAATTCATTCGTTTTTATTATAATtgtagaaagaaaaaaaagaaagacatGCAAcgaagacaaaataaaaaaattaaaatgctaAGAAAACAATAAcatggaatttttgaaataGTTATTGTATTTGTTATTAAactatgtatatttttttttaaatttcaactaatttcaaaactttctttaaaagaacattattgcaaaaaaaaaaaaataataataataaaagcaatttatgtaaaataaaaacaattgaaaaataaactaaaaaatcgaaatttgtttgtaacagctAAAGCAGAGAGAATGTAATGAAAATAattaagttttgaaaaaaagacACATTCACAAGAAAAACCTCGAACGTTAAAGTTAACAGGCGAAACACAAAAAACAAGACCCGGTCCGGTATACTAAGTATGCATTAATATATGGTTTATGTAAAATATCTAAGATAAGCGAATGTAAGTTTTTTCTATCGTTCTCGTCCACTTGTTTTCTCTcacttctaaaaaaaaaaaataatacgcacagcagaaaattcaaaaagaaaatcaaatgaaaCCGCTACAAAAGGGGAATAGAATGGAAAGTTCGTCAAGTAATGTCTATTTTTATGACAATTGAATTTATTgtagattttaatgaaaaaaacaaaaagaacccTATGTGTTATATGGGCTactgttgttggttttgttctgttgttgttgtagtttttttaTGCTGGTGTTCGATATTTGACATTGTGTCCCTTCGAgaagaaatgaaaagaaatacgTTTTACCATCTTCTGGAGCGCGTCATACGTGATAAACGAGCGCGGTTTTGTGAATAACTGCGACAAGTAATGGAAGCCGCAGTCGATACGTTGTTCTTTAAACCTAGAGGCTAACTTAATAGATCTTTAATCTCCTTATGCATGTGACATAAGAAGTCCACATAGCTAGCTGAACCATCGGTGCCACGATCTTCAATCAGGAAATGCCTGAATACGCTTTCCAATTTATCATTTTGACGAACACAAGTTAcctgaaaaaggaaaaaaaatagtttaaaacaCTTAAATTATACTTGGATGAAACGTCGCAATTCTTAATTTCAGCTTATGGACGTATACCTTAAAAAAATCTGTcggaaattccgtgctactcacaaaatctcTGATATTGTATCGCCACCAAAGTCCTCTGTCCCTTAAACCCGAGTTGTCTGGCCTCCCATTTCTCCTAACTCCGCCCAGATTATATAGATTGTACCATATTCAGAGAATCCGTTTATCATATTTTTCGGCGATGAAATGACCTGATCTAATCCTCTATCCACTCTCACATTGCCTCATAGCCGAAGTGATTGTCTTATACTTACTGGCTGTGCCACCAACTTTAAGTATATTCGCGtactttttcaattaaaattagcaggagagtaagaaccaaagagcgtaagaaagaataagagctggcgttagagcCCAATAcgggatgacgagtgacaaattttaaagacacaacatgtttaaattgcttacgatatttcgtttttcctttattccaactttctgttgcaaagaaacaaagcaaaatacgaaaaaatgttcgaacgaatgcccgaattaaaacagaataacccgaaaatgttgcaacccacaatgtgattccaattggaatacatggaaaatgttgtgtctttaacgcgagttattttacggtacggggaagacaaagcagaaaccctctcttgtatTAGATCTTATGTTCTTTGGTAAGAACAGCCTTTAGTCTCTTTtgccatttatttgaattaaacagctgattttcataaaacagctgttcgatgcaGCAAATTTATACTGAAAAAAttctctcaattaccaaactcttAAAATTTTAGCTGATCTTACGGATTTTCCCGGTCTCATCCGCTGGTAAATAAtgcttgtgcatttgtttgcaacgcatagaaggagaagagctagacccattgataagtataccgatcggcttagaataacttcctgattcgatatagctgtgtccgtctgtttgtccatgtattcttgtgatcaagttacaggtcgcatttattgtccgattgtcatgaaattttgcacaagtccctcttttggcccaaggacgaacgctatagGTTTTgaatgaaatcggttcagatttagatatagctccaatatattgggttgcccaaaaagtaattgcggattttttaaaagaaagtaaatgcatttttaataaaccttagaatgaactttaatgaaatatacttttttaaactttttttctaaagcaagcttaaagtaacagctgataactgacagaagaaagaatgcaattacagagtcacaagctgtgaaaaaaatttgtcaacgccaactatatgaaaaatccgcaattattttttgggcaaccatatatcttttatccgatatggccttttaaggctgtagaagtcataattttgttccgatctttacaaaatttggcatgaggtgctttattgaCGTCTCCCAATGtgtagttcagatttagatatagctcccatatataactttcatccgatatggaattttatggctatatcagccacaattttggtcggatctttacaaaattttgcacggagtgttttattaaaagttttaatacgactgcaaaatttcataaaaatcggtcatttatccgatatggagttttaaggctggtGCGATCTTTAGCAGTCTTACTAAATAGAAGCCAccattttagtccgatcttaacaagatgtagtaggaggtgctttatttgacgtcttaatacatgtgcaaaatttcataaaatttggtttaaatttagatataggtccccgatatatcttttatccgaaatAGACATTTGGCCTGTAgagaccacaattttcatccgattttgcataagtcgttttatttgacgttccagtacgtgcgcaaaatttcattaaaatcggtcctaatttagataaagcttaatgtgtatatttcatccgatatgtactTTTACGGCAGTAAAAGCCACAAATTTGGTTACAACATGGGGCGTGAGATGCTCTATATGACGTCCCagtatatgacattaaaattggcacaggtttcgatataactcccatataatattttatccgatatggccttttaaggatgtggaaatccaaatttgttgtcctatcgtaggaaaatacaaggttctatttgatatttcaatagatatccaaattaaagtctgactagatatTGAGATAATttcttcatataaaaaattctatgtacaccaggtggtgtagggtattatatagtcggctccgcccgacttttgcctttccttactgtttcattttcaagttttttgacttgatggcttcaagggccgtctGTTggcatgttgtatttgaatcgtatcgCACAACCCCGCGGTCCATTCCGGGGTCACATTGTCTATCACAGGTCGCCCGATCGTCTTATAGGTCGTCAGCAGGGTTTCCTTGTCCATTCCCCAGGTGCTGCCTGCCAAAGATTTGAGGACTctgttcttcttctttcttcgtTTAATTTCATTTGTTTCATGATTGAGAGGCAGTTGTCGAGGGGTACCCTAATTGGGTACCTCTCCATTGGGATCGTTTGTTCATTAAACTGTATCCAGTATAGAGCAGTTATCTGCATATGGTATTATCTCCACGCCAGAGGGGGTGGAAGAGTTTGGAAAGGTAGAGATTAAACAGGATTGGTGTGAGGACACCCCTTTGTGGGACTCCCTGTTTAACTCTATGTCATTTCGGCTTAGTATTCCTGAACTCCGAATATGAGTGTCGGCCgcacggagagtctcagtaagaggccgggcggcataggctcttgcataaatactgagtacctatgatgcgcgatatgacaaggcgagctataagctcctttaaataaccaatggccatcatgttccgcGACGATAGGTCCTTTGTACCGAAATGAGCCTGCTCACCTATAGGCGCTTGACAAAGATTGCCACCTTCACCTTTTTCTATTGCCTGTAACTTTTGTGAGATTATCGGCCGTGTAATTATTCTCTACTAGTGGTGTCGTCCTTGTCATTAAGCATCGAATTGAATCGCTgttcattaatggaatgttcacgagAAAATTTGCATGTTCGTCTAATACCAACCAATATAATAATTGCCTTTTAGTACCCAAGGTATAGAATTTTTGAACGTCAGATTTCGATACACCGTGTCTACACATCAAAAGTTTTTCAGTAATGAAATTCTAGTTTATATTAAACTTACCCTCATGTAACGAGTGCGCTCAGTCAtaatattttcaataatgttgGTTACTCTCTTTGCCAGTGGGGTGTCGCCTGTGATCGCAAAACGTTCTGCATTAACCTGTTGCGTGCACTGCACCCCAAACAAAGGTTGTATAAAAGATTGAGGCAAAGATTGACCTAACCAAACGAAAAAGTGTACACCATTCTCCAATATGTATGCACCATCGCCGGACATTTTCTCATGTGTACAACGCATTGACATTGGCAATTCACCGTCATCTGGGTCAACATTGTGAATGGGTATGAAACGTGGATACAAATAATACACCGAAGTATTCAAGTCCATGGACAAAACAAACTGTATAACATATGAGCGGTCATCAAGAGTCATATCTGAACCGCCTGAAATGGCATCGTTCTTTAGAAGACACGACACATAGAGCGGTAATAGCTTCAGACATTCCGGTAAAATCAGTTGCCCTGCCGATGAGGGTGTGGTGCAGTGTTTGCGATAGCAGGCCAAAACTTGAGCTGAACGATGAATGAGATTATCTTTGACAGCTTTCGGTGTAAGCTCCATTAGTTTAAAGCACGCCTGTTTGGCAAAGAACAACATGATGGCATCTAAATCACAACTCTTGAAGACGTCCGCAATGGTTGTAGTTGCTTTGAGGGCTAAATTTAAGACACGCAAACGCCTTTGACCACCGCATGATGTGTAAAGAAGAGCAATTTGCAGGTACACATTTTCTTCGGGTGGCAGCTTATCGTCGTGTTTAACTTCAATAGCGATTGATTTGGAACAATCTGTAGGAATATTTAAAGAAATCCATTAATCCAGAGTTAATACCATACTAATGAGCCATACTTACCAACGCTGGCTAATTCGACATCCGTTGTATTGCTCATAAAGAAATGTCCATAAAAATCTGTGGCTCTTACACCGGCCGAGCTACGAACTCTCATAACGGCATCGAATGCAATGGGCCTGGATACATTCTTAATAATATCCTCAATCAGGCGCTTGCCATCAATATCAGCCTAGTAGGTAAACAAAAACTTAGTACATTTTGTTAGCCAAATAACAATTTTACACATTACTCACCTGGAAATAGGTATATTTGTAGACTTCTCCACCAGTTAAACGCGACACTTGGCCTATAGTGGCTATATCTATGTAAGAGTTATTGAACAAGAACAAATCAACCGAACAACCGTTCTGTACACATTCTTGGCCCAGGGTGTTGTACGTTTGGCATTGGGGTATAAGAATGGTTTTTTCCTTTTCGGTGCCCAAAAGTTTACGATCATCacgatttttcaattttcccgGGGCCTCAGCAACTGGCAATGTCGAGTTGAAAACCAGTAATTTACCCGCGCAGTTTGAAGCCTTCAAAGCTTCCAGGCCAGCCTGTATGGCTGGATAGAGTATTGTCTCTGTTTCCTTGGTGTCAACAAACATTTTGGGTATTTGTTCCATTAGGGCGTCAATAACAGCTTCCGATTCTTCAGGGTGGCAAAGGAAACCATCCAATAAAGGCATAAACATATCCTACGGCAGAAAGGCTTGTTAAAGTAAATGCGTTAGGAAAATACATTTAGACATTCTGACATACCTGTACATCACCGACCACCATCATTTGGGGCTGAGCCAAGCTGCTCTTTATATTATAAAAATGAACAGTGCTGTTATAAGTAATGAAGCCCACACGCATCTTCGATTTATCTTGTCCCTGGTCAGTGGGCAAATgctttaatatatttttgatttgaGAACATAGTAAATGAACCAAACCAGACTTGATAGTGTTGTACGACACATCAATAACAAATATAAATGCTGGAATCTCAGGAGTGATATTATTCTGCACcataaatgaaaagaaaaacaaaataaatattgatgAAACTATTGACGTATTTTTGTCGTTATTTAAAACTTACACGACAGTAGTCCTTTGTAGCCAAAAACTCATAGGTACCCAGAACTAGTTCGGGTCGTTCATATTTATCTACTCTCTGACCGGTGTGATCCAAATGCTGGAAGTATTCCGTTGGCACTATAATAGAAGGcaagattttatttattatgtgtgtgtgtatgtgtgttagaTATGGCTTATTGAACGGACTTTACCTTCGGTAGTAACTTTACACATCAAACATTGGAAACGTCGGCCAGCATCAACGAATTGCATATTGGGTGACATGTAAGCCTTGCATCGATTGCAACGAATTGGTCCCAAAGTTCCAAAGTCCACTATAGGTGGTTCATATTCTCCCTCAGCAATGCGAGCATAAGGCGATACAATCAATGAAAATGGAAGTGCTGTCGTCTTGAGAACATCCGCAGTGGCGGGAACACAATAGAGAGATGACCTTATAAAAGAAATAATTACAATATTAGTTCTCTGGATTCtatatatggaggccaccgtgaggcaaaggttagcatgtccgtctataatgacgaacgcctgggttcaagtcTCGGCGTGAAcatgagaaaaattttcagcggtggttatccccttactaatgctggctacgtttgtgaggtatcctcTCATGTTAAAACTTATCTTCCAAGtgttgtcgctatgcggcacgccgttcgggttCGGTATAacaaaggaggcctcttataaatgagcttaaaactttaatcagaaTTGCACTaactgatatgagagaagtatcgcctgttacttaatggaatattcatgggaaattttatggGGAGCTATACCGAGCtataaaaattccatgaaaagtGCGACAGAAACTTTATAAATACTATAAGTCGGGCGGAATTTGATGGCTATTCTAAATCCACTATCTACATTGATAGTTTTTTCGCAAATGTACTGAAAATCAGGAATACGAAATAACAGACAGACTTAAATTGAGCACCCTTTATTGGCCGAATAACTTGATGCCGGGCCATGGCGTAGTGAGAGCATATGTGAAGGCAGATTTTGCTGTAAGggccggaggactgccgtcgaCAAACGTGGTGAATGCGAAGGAGAATCTGTTCGAGTTAAATTGCATGGGTGAAGAGCGCTTATTGAACGATGAAAATAGTCCCCGCACGGAATAACTTTGAACATAGCACAGATTTGATCTTTTAGCTTcgatctgtatggtgttcatcgtcatcttgagaagctcagctgagcaCAGATTTGATCTTTTAGCTTcgatctgtatggtgttcatcgtcatcttgagaagctcagctgagagctaacgGGCGTGTTCACATGTTGCCTATGTTTAACGCTTCTTAGGAAGACGGGGTAACAACAATCGCGGTTGTGGAAAATCAGCGATGTCGGGTGAAATGCCTCTGCTGCTGTAGCACCGATATggctgctactacaacaacaacgaaaatcctatgggatatTGGAATCGCGACAAGACGAGACCAATACTAAGTGGAATTAAGAAGACCAGtgtgttgtaaccacattttcatgtgaaggtggcgatcctcgtcaagctcctgtaggcgagcaagctcgtttccaTCGCCGCGGGagcagggtggccattggttatttagagcgccaataacttgccttgtcatttccaacatcgtaggcactcagtatttgtacaagagccCATGAGCCCGagcttctcatgacagcaatgaacaccacacagatcggacctcaatgttccagcttgtgtggtgcttacagcttTCCCATTAGGACCGGGCATAGAGTGCAAAACGATTAGGGATTATGTGAGAAGCGCGAAGTTCCCTTTACAGATCTTTTCGAGCTTACTTCCCATTAcctagagctcacaacaagacgattactggcttagatataTGCTCAAGTAGTATGGGCTTGTTTAAATCCGCATTTTCTTATCAATCAAAACTAACCTTAtctaaaaatgtcatgaaaatgccaaaaaaaaaatactccgCCTATGATAAACAATTTCTAGTCATACTTTAAATGGACCATCTATTTCCACATACCTCAAAAATCTTGGGGATGAATTTCCTTGGTCTTGGACCACATATTTGGTTGTAACTAATGGAGGCAACAAACCCGGCTGATTTGTTACAAACGCACCACCAGCATTTCGTTGATTTTCAATCATTACTTGAATTGGATTTGGCATTTGGTCAGGATCGAGACGTCTTTGTTGCTGatattgttgtggttgttgttggccATACATACCACCAGGTTGTTGCTaaggaaataacaaaaaaaaattaatttcataaaaaatacttAGCGATAAAGAAACGTTTAAGCTTACATTAAAACCAGGGCGTCCAGTCATGGCCTGTTGTCCAGGATAACCACCAGGCATTGGTGGTTGACCTGGCATTGGTCCCGGTTGTTGCTGTGGTGGATAACCGGGCATAGCTTGCTGCTGGCCTGGATAACCGGGCATTGTTGGCATTCCTGGTTGTTGGCTTGGCATAGGGGGCATGCCATATTGCTGACCGGGCATTGGAGGCATACcgggttgttgttgctgtccaGACATAGGAGGCATACCGGGCTGTTGTTGCTGACCAGGCATAGGAGGCATACCAGGCTGTTGTTGACCAGGCATGGGAGGCATACCGGCTGGTTTTTGTTGGCCTGGCGTAGGAGGCATACCAGGTTGTTGTTGGCCAGCCATGGGTGGCATGCCTGGTAGTTGTTGCTGTCCCGGCATAGGAGGCATACCAGATTGTTGCTGCTGACCAGGCATGGGAGGCATGTTGGATTGCTGTTGCCCAGGCATGGGAGGGATGTTGGATTGCTGTTGCCCAGGCATGGGTGGCATACCAGTCTGACCTGGCATTGGTGGTTGTCCCGGTCTTGGTGGGGCTCCCGCGAAACCTGGATTTGCTTGCTGCTGACCTGCCATGGGAGACATCATAGGGGGTGTTTGCTGAAAAATTAAGTTCTGTTAGCATCAATCActcttgaattaaaaaaaaaatatataatacctACCACAGGCTTTTGTTGTGGTGGTGGCATATGTGGCATGCCCGGTAAGCTAGCACTATTAACGCTCATTTGATTTCCAGGACCTGGTATATTCTGTGCAGGTGGTAAATTTTGACCACCCATTGTTGGCGGTGGCCCCGAAATTGAAGATTGTTGTTGAGGTCCTTGCAAGCCTGGTGTGCCAGCCGTTGGTGGTCTACTTGAATGTCCATTTGGAAAAGTTGCAAAATTATTGTTATTTGTTACTGATGGTGGAGCCATGGACGTTGGAGGAGCACCagatgttggtggtggtgggccATTTGTTAAGGTCTGTTGAGGGGGTTGAGCACCACCGGACATTGGAGGTGGCATATTAGCATTGTTAAACGATGGTGGGCCAGGTTGTTTCATTGGGTTCATTGTCATGCTAGCCATCGATTGTGTTAACTGAAATCAAAAATCAGAACGAATTAGTACAGATTTATAGTAGGAGCAGTGTTTATGTAACTTAATactaaatataagaaaaaatagcTGTGTTGATTTCTGAGAAGAGCCTCATCCGCGGCAATACCTTCATTAATGCAAGTAATTTTGAAGAAAACTATttaacaaaaactatttttttctctCATTATTAACATTTTTCCCTAGATTAATGGATAGCGAGATTGCTATCCATcggagatccttgtaattaacgacgtggtggaatggcttagatataatttcataacgacgattggcaataATACCTacccagacagccattaaatccccggataacgtatttctgaacgcaaaaaccgctctcgactgtaCCAGATCTTTCAACAaaatggctgaatagttcaatattcacctgttctgcgtgctgggccacagagagacttggaactaccttacatattctaggggaactggaatctacgggcatacctctagcgacatgtaagctaaattttcaggaccaggcccgctTTGCTgttactggctagaacagacgtctcagtcgttaTATCCGTCATGAAAAGTCGCTGATTGGATCTGaggtcgaggaagaagagactacagaatATCTGCTTTCAAGGCGCTCTATGATGGGCCCAATGACTAGTTTCGGAGGCAAAAAGTCCGGAGGCATCAATCAAGAGCTATATTAAGTAATTGaacgattttaatcatacttggcttggatgttgttGGTCATTGGAGAAGTCAGGGTTCAACATTTTTGGCAATTCGGATACTAATTGCACCCGGTAgaatctcaagaaatcaatttagACTAGGTCAATTCAGCGCCCACCCCTAAAAGTAGGAGTGGCATAGACCATATTGACTTCATATTTTGCCAGAGTCGTCTTGATGACCCCACAGTCACTGGTGTAAAATATTTGGAGTCCTAGCGGGTCCCTGTAATTTGTTACCATAgtgcgctcgtagaaaatatccttggtctgtttgtCCTTGTCTTCGGTCAGGGCATGGGCGCAAAAAAGCTGAAGTTGAAGATTTTGGTCTTTCGGCGGAGTAaaactggagacaaggtgttacagtctccgactaaccacaaatccacagccaatttGATGCTTTGTTTCATGGCAGATATAAGGCGTCAGCTTTCGTTGTTGTTCTTCAGACTTTCCCAAGCCATAGCACTTCCCGTACGGCGATATTGTCTGCTCTATAAAGAGTTCGGACATTCTAGGTGCAGATATGCAAGACATGGTCCTTAAAACGATTGAGGGTGTCCTCAACTTAGCGGGGATCCATTTTCAATCGTCTTGATTTTTTAAAGCGCAGAGAataatggttga
The Stomoxys calcitrans chromosome 3, idStoCalc2.1, whole genome shotgun sequence genome window above contains:
- the LOC106080819 gene encoding protein transport protein Sec24C isoform X2 translates to MMNPNAYCPPPTMQAPPSQMMPPPVGSAQQQQQYVPPGWPAQQPAAMQEHPPTSMPGQMPPPPTAQQAAPPQQANFVNGNYQQQLTQSMASMTMNPMKQPGPPSFNNANMPPPMSGGAQPPQQTLTNGPPPPTSGAPPTSMAPPSVTNNNNFATFPNGHSSRPPTAGTPGLQGPQQQSSISGPPPTMGGQNLPPAQNIPGPGNQMSVNSASLPGMPHMPPPQQKPVQTPPMMSPMAGQQQANPGFAGAPPRPGQPPMPGQTGMPPMPGQQQSNMPPMPGQQQQSGMPPMPGQQQLPGMPPMAGQQQPGMPPTPGQQKPAGMPPMPGQQQPGMPPMPGQQQQPGMPPMSGQQQQPGMPPMPGQQYGMPPMPSQQPGMPTMPGYPGQQQAMPGYPPQQQPGPMPGQPPMPGGYPGQQAMTGRPGFNQQPGGMYGQQQPQQYQQQRRLDPDQMPNPIQVMIENQRNAGGAFVTNQPGLLPPLVTTKYVVQDQGNSSPRFLRSSLYCVPATADVLKTTALPFSLIVSPYARIAEGEYEPPIVDFGTLGPIRCNRCKAYMSPNMQFVDAGRRFQCLMCKVTTEVPTEYFQHLDHTGQRVDKYERPELVLGTYEFLATKDYCRNNITPEIPAFIFVIDVSYNTIKSGLVHLLCSQIKNILKHLPTDQGQDKSKMRVGFITYNSTVHFYNIKSSLAQPQMMVVGDVQDMFMPLLDGFLCHPEESEAVIDALMEQIPKMFVDTKETETILYPAIQAGLEALKASNCAGKLLVFNSTLPVAEAPGKLKNRDDRKLLGTEKEKTILIPQCQTYNTLGQECVQNGCSVDLFLFNNSYIDIATIGQVSRLTGGEVYKYTYFQADIDGKRLIEDIIKNVSRPIAFDAVMRVRSSAGVRATDFYGHFFMSNTTDVELASVDCSKSIAIEVKHDDKLPPEENVYLQIALLYTSCGGQRRLRVLNLALKATTTIADVFKSCDLDAIMLFFAKQACFKLMELTPKAVKDNLIHRSAQVLACYRKHCTTPSSAGQLILPECLKLLPLYVSCLLKNDAISGGSDMTLDDRSYVIQFVLSMDLNTSVYYLYPRFIPIHNVDPDDGELPMSMRCTHEKMSGDGAYILENGVHFFVWLGQSLPQSFIQPLFGVQCTQQVNAERFAITGDTPLAKRVTNIIENIMTERTRYMRVTCVRQNDKLESVFRHFLIEDRGTDGSASYVDFLCHMHKEIKDLLS
- the LOC106080819 gene encoding protein transport protein Sec24C isoform X1, which produces MMNPNAYCPPPTMQAPPSQMMPPPVGSAQQQQQYVPPGWPAQQPAAMQEHPPTSMPGQMPPPPTAQQAAPPQQANFVNGNYQQQLTQSMASMTMNPMKQPGPPSFNNANMPPPMSGGAQPPQQTLTNGPPPPTSGAPPTSMAPPSVTNNNNFATFPNGHSSRPPTAGTPGLQGPQQQSSISGPPPTMGGQNLPPAQNIPGPGNQMSVNSASLPGMPHMPPPQQKPVQTPPMMSPMAGQQQANPGFAGAPPRPGQPPMPGQTGMPPMPGQQQSNIPPMPGQQQSNMPPMPGQQQQSGMPPMPGQQQLPGMPPMAGQQQPGMPPTPGQQKPAGMPPMPGQQQPGMPPMPGQQQQPGMPPMSGQQQQPGMPPMPGQQYGMPPMPSQQPGMPTMPGYPGQQQAMPGYPPQQQPGPMPGQPPMPGGYPGQQAMTGRPGFNQQPGGMYGQQQPQQYQQQRRLDPDQMPNPIQVMIENQRNAGGAFVTNQPGLLPPLVTTKYVVQDQGNSSPRFLRSSLYCVPATADVLKTTALPFSLIVSPYARIAEGEYEPPIVDFGTLGPIRCNRCKAYMSPNMQFVDAGRRFQCLMCKVTTEVPTEYFQHLDHTGQRVDKYERPELVLGTYEFLATKDYCRNNITPEIPAFIFVIDVSYNTIKSGLVHLLCSQIKNILKHLPTDQGQDKSKMRVGFITYNSTVHFYNIKSSLAQPQMMVVGDVQDMFMPLLDGFLCHPEESEAVIDALMEQIPKMFVDTKETETILYPAIQAGLEALKASNCAGKLLVFNSTLPVAEAPGKLKNRDDRKLLGTEKEKTILIPQCQTYNTLGQECVQNGCSVDLFLFNNSYIDIATIGQVSRLTGGEVYKYTYFQADIDGKRLIEDIIKNVSRPIAFDAVMRVRSSAGVRATDFYGHFFMSNTTDVELASVDCSKSIAIEVKHDDKLPPEENVYLQIALLYTSCGGQRRLRVLNLALKATTTIADVFKSCDLDAIMLFFAKQACFKLMELTPKAVKDNLIHRSAQVLACYRKHCTTPSSAGQLILPECLKLLPLYVSCLLKNDAISGGSDMTLDDRSYVIQFVLSMDLNTSVYYLYPRFIPIHNVDPDDGELPMSMRCTHEKMSGDGAYILENGVHFFVWLGQSLPQSFIQPLFGVQCTQQVNAERFAITGDTPLAKRVTNIIENIMTERTRYMRVTCVRQNDKLESVFRHFLIEDRGTDGSASYVDFLCHMHKEIKDLLS